The stretch of DNA ttacatacaacaactagagggttttacagtctcagataAAGAGGACTATGCTTGCTTgctaaaaaagtccctttacagtttgaaacaatcaccaagacagtggtataagaggtttgatttctttatgacttctcatgattttaaaagaagtcgctttgacagttgtgtttactttaagaaaaacagtgatggctcttttgtgtatctactcctttatgttgatgacatgttgatagcagcgaaagataaatgagagataaaaaaggtcaaagcccaactaaatgaagaatttgagatgaaagacttgggaccagcaaagaagatacttgttatggagattcttagagatagaaaaaaaagtaaattgtacctaagtcagaaggggcaTATTGAGAAAGTTTTTtgcagattcaatatgcagaatgctaagcctgttagtactctttTAGTAgcccatttcaaactttcatcagctttgtctccacaatcagatgatgagattgagtacatgccacatgttccatactctagtgcagtaggatctcccatgtatgccatggtttgttcacgtccagatttatcatatgcaattagtgcagttagcagatacatggcgaatcccggtaaagaacattagaAAGCAGCTCAGTaggttttaagatacttacgaggtactgccgatgtttgcttacagtttggaagaactagagatggagtcattgggtatgttgatgctgattttgctgaaGACCTCGATAGAAGAatatctctcacaggttatgtctttagaatcgaaggttgtgcaatcagttggaaagccactttgtctaccactgaagctgagtacatggcgattattgaggcttgtaaagaagctatttggttgaagggactctttagtgaactcaatgaagaccttcaaatcaatacaatattttgtgacagtcagagtgccatattccttacaaaagatcaaatgtttcatgagagaacaaaacacattgatattcggtatcattttgttcatgatattattgctcgtggtgatattgttgtgagaaaaattagtactcatgaaaatcctacagatatgataactaagtcacttcctataaccaagtttgagcactgcttagacttggttggtgttcattgttgaaaataaacccttaaggggttttatggaagaggtggagaaacttgttcgttgagagttcgcgatgaagaacttgttcattaagaatttgtgtcaaggtggagattgttagaattaagtgacccaaatcattatttaaattaagtactgtggtaaaataaaataaaagtaaaatccctatagaattatacttcttttattttattttagaataaggttttttaaaccttattaaactctatctatttgatattattagaataaggagtttcactcctattagaataaggttaacaagcctataaataggcatagtctactcctcttgtaattaattcgaattcgacatagtgaattttcttctcctctgcccgtggttttttcccgaaagggtttccacgtaaaatctgtgtgttctttatttttctatttctttttctttgcgatatattgtcattaacGATATTATATTTTTCTCATAAACTAATTGGTCGAAATTGTGACATATTATTCGACTCATTTACTTTTGGGATGAGTACTATATTGGTTTGATTAATCACATTCATATCGTTTCTCCTATTCAGCACGTCAAGACAATATTGGGTTACATCCCCTCCAACAATATgctaatattttttatgaaatagtgCATGAAATCCATCTATTATCTCCTTAGCCCAAAACTCTGCTATAAGTTCATTGTTCATATTTTCCATTGTACAAGTCTGAACTCCAGATAAGACATGTTCACAATTTGTTACCTGTGACACAAAAAATAGCTTCTTAAAATAATCAGTTACTACCATGGCCATCTTCTTTCCCCCTTCTACCCATTCTCCATTCTTGCCTCTTAGTTTCTTTATAGTATTTCTCTTTTTCCACTGATTtgcgaaattatgaaaataggaCGTGTTTCTATCGCTGAAACGAAGCCAGTCCACTCTACCTCGCTGCTCTCAAAATAGTTCTTTATCTGATTTCTCAAGTTAAGAGCCAATTTAACCTCTACCAACTCTGTTAGGATATCTTCATCTGGCTCCACCAAATTCAATTTATTCATGCGCGAGTTCGAGATGTACGAAGCTTCTCTTTTTTTTACATAGTTCAATATTATCCAACTTGCCAGTTTAGTTCCTAACTCTCCTAATTTTGTAGGGATTTCATTCTTGTTCGACCCCCAGAATCTTCTTCTCTATTGTTCACAACATTCCTTAATAATCCAATTGGCATTAAATCTAAATTGTTGACTGCTCTAAAATGAACTACCTCTAATATTATCTCACAATTCAATCAAAACCGAACAATGATAAGAAAAACAGTGAGATAAATGCTTTATAGAATATCTTGAAAAGAGTTCTAACCAAGCCAAATTGGAAACTCTCCGATCAAATCTTTCTCTGACATTATTTCTCGATAATTACCCTCTATCTCATGTAAACCATTGTCCCGAGAATCCCAAATCGCTAAAATCACATTCCTCTAGTGTTTCTCGAAATCtcactatgttttttttttcatttcgcAATCAACCCCCTATTTTCTCAAAAGAAAACATTATTTCGTTAAAATCCCCTACCACCAATTAAGGTAAGTATTGATCTCTCCCTAAATGCCTTAACAGATTCCATGACTCTCCTTGTCGTTGCTCCTCTAAAGAACCATAAAACACAGTAAACCTCCAAGAAGTCATGTCGTTCTCCTCATGTACCTTCATATCAACGTGATTAGAGAAGAAATTCCTTAGATGAATTGAACAGTCACAATTCTATTCCAACAATAAACCCCCTTTCAATCCATATGCTCCCACATCGATACTATTTACATACCGACACTTCATTTGAATTTGTTTCATTCTATTTGCACTTACTTTTGTCCCTATGAGAAATAAAAGTTAGGGCTACATATGTCTCAATTTATTCTTAAGACGATTAATAGACCGTGGTTGTCCCAAACCACAGACAttccaacttaaaatttttattgcatCCAGTTAGCTTGCTTTCTAGCAGCCGCTGATATCACATTATTACCTCCTAAATTCGGTGAATCATTGATTACAAAAACAGTTGGTTGTACTTTCTGCGTGCATTGCCTCTCCTTCCCATCTATCATTTCAATTAGGTCACCTTCCGAGTTAGAGCCCACTTTCATCTATCTAGTAATTTCCTGGCCATTAATTAGTCATTCCATTCCCTATCTATTCAAATAATGATTAGAAGTTTATATGACTCCAAAACCCCTTCCATCAGCACGCACATCCAGATACATTCCCATCAGACTTCCACCTGTCTGACTAACGTCCAAGTTGTCATCCTGGAGCCATCTACTATTCACCAATGGCGCCCTTCTTGGCGATGCTCTCAATGAGATATCCCATCTGAATTCTACTTCTGAAAACCAAGTATCACATTTATTGGACAAAAACCCTCACCGTTAGGGGTGATCATtcgatcgaatcaaatcgaatcgaattgaaaatttttgagttaatcgagttttcgaatctcattttatcatcctaactttatttgaagttttctcgaatcgagtcgagtgagatggaattcgaatcgaatcgaatcgaatcgaatatatttgttcgagttaaattttaaaaaataatttcgggtccttgtaaccactgtcacccatcgtaataaaatttgtccaccttaatcaaattttttattaactttcatcacctcataatttatttattaattttttatatactggttagcttattTTCttacttagttgtttcaattatcttcagattcttgtcactatgtattttggaattaaaaaatatattaatgtaaaaatatgatttttttaataaaagttattttaaaaataaaatgtgaaattgataccaaatataaaattttaacacgaatattttatggcataattaataattcaattttaatataaatattcgatatgactaaacaattcaataatataaataatataaaatgtgaaatttaatttaataatataaatagtagatataaataaaattattactatttatgtttagtgatttttttttggataattttgattttttatttgagagtaaagggtgagaagtaaaagtttaggggggaaataaaaagttttggggaataaaagtttgagggaaagtaaataagggggagtaaaattttggagggaaaatattaaaaaaaattggaggggacagggtttggggtagatgagaggtgggatgggaagggaataaaagttttagggaaaaagtgggggagtaaaaattttggaggaaaataaaaggttttgagggtttgggggagtaaaattttgagaaaaagtaaatgggagagtaaaattttggtgggaaatgaattttgggtagattggggggttgggaagggaggggagtaaaagttttgggggggaaagtgggaaggagtaaaagttttgagggaaaagtaaaaaggtttgggagtttggggtaaaaatgtaaaatattatagtttgatatttgaattattcgaattcgaaaactcaactcgattcgaactcgaaatttgaaaaaaaaattcgagttgattcgaataacttgattaactcgaataactcgattcgtttaactcgaaattcgaatttttttcgattttttcgagtcgaatcgaattttgctcacccctactcaCCGTGGCGTAATTTCTCATACAGAAAGCAGAATAACATTAATCTTTCATAGTGGAAATAAACGTACCCTTCCCAATTTTAGTTTAATGATAGTTTTTTCTTATGTTTCAATGGCACTCGAACATCCAATTTAACCCTGATTCGCATATACCTCTTTATTCCCCTTGTCACAAAAGTTGTATCATATTGGATGAACTGgccaataaaattttcaaactgacGTGCTAAACCCTCTGAAATCACCCCCATTGGAAGATTATGAATTTGCACCCAGAACTCCGAGAAAAATAGTGGGACTTGTAGCGAATCTTCTCCTGGTTCTAATCGATGAAATATAGTAAGATGCCTATTAAACGACCATTGCATACCATTTATCAGCCCCTTTAGATATATTTCAAAGTAGAATCGAAACAGGCTTCTTTTCTCCCCGATATTTGTTATAAAGACCCCTCCCAGCGAATGTCATAGGTCAGCCAAAGTATTCCTCATAGACGAAAAATGTACCACACTATTCGTTAGTACTCGCCCCACCAAACATAACCTATAATCTTCCTCCATCACTTTTGTATGCCTTTGAAATTGTAGCGGTACCTTTTCTTCATCAACGATATTAAGATTTGTCAACTCCTCCTCCATTATCACAAAATTCTATTAACGCAACCTAGATTTCACCCTAAtcggaaaaagaaaaacaaaaaccctaggaaaaagaaaagagacgTGCTATTTTAACAGACAGAGGAATAGGCATGCTATACTAGCAGACCCTTAACAATCTTTATGTATCATCTTGTTTTGTAGATAGTATACTCATATTTAAATCATAGAAATGATATTACTGAAAGGAGCAACTATacattgttttttaaaaaaaaatatcatgtaccataatatgtacatggaaaaatgataaaaaaattaaaatgaatctCGAGTAAACATTTTATAAtccaaacttaaataaataaaatctttatGAATTAAATAGTAATCTAgattaattcaaattaaaaatgtttattaaattcaaatcatTTCGAATTAAGCGATAACTCAAGCTTTAAATTAAGTTGGTTAAAGTCGTACCCAACTCATCCTTAAGAAGTTCTGAGCTTTTGTTGGGAATAATGACTTGAAAGGCCGAAGGTTAGGTTGGCTAAAGCTTTGAAACTAATGCATTGCAATGGTCCAATGTTAGCCCGTATGATTGATCCCCTTTCATAAAAATGCTACAATTTAAGCACATTCCATAAATTCTATGaatttctttctatttatttttttattatgtttattttgaaaaattaatttctgGTTAGTAACTTAGAATTTATTGCAGTAAAACATTTTAGTTCTACTTGATACTACAATGTatccattttttaatatttttttactacaCTCACTCTATACATGGAGTGTAAAATTTTCACTAATAACataacaaataattttttaaatttattttattccatttgtattaatttttaatgaaaaaaaatattgtgttttatatttctttaatgtaaaaaaaaacttgattttaattaaattaagaacaAACATAAATACAGTTGAGACTTACTTTCTGAATTCAATCAATCTAGTTTATTATATTGTCGACAAAACACTTTATATCAAGTATTTAGAATCTTACATAGTCAAATCACAGACAGGTGGAAAGCCATTAGGACTGTACCTAAtgtaataatatgatattttgtaTAACCACACAAAACCTTAATCTTTGTGTTATTAGATAATGTAAGATCTTGTGTAATTGCATGTAAGTTGTAAGAAAACAAGTGTTGACTAAACATTTTAATAACATGGCAATGAAACAGGATAATTTCGGCCATCATTATCTCAAAATTTGCAATTATGTTTATTAAATTTCttgttttatataaaacaaaCATGCACTCCCAAGGGCATGCACCAATCAAAACCCTAAACTGTAAACCAccttaaaaaccaaaaaaaaaaaaaaaaaaaagagagagattgTCCTAGAAGTTCTTTTTCCCATCAAATACTTGATTAAACTGCCAATTAGCTGGCACAACGGTATCGAACTCGATCATTTTCCCGTCACTGGTAGTCACCTGAAACGATAAGCTTTGCCCCACTAACTTCGCTCCCGTCTGCCAATTCACACCCCAATTGCGGCTCATCTGCAACCACGACCCGGTACTCGACCCTTTGATTTTAACATCCTTAATATTACCAGCTCCTCCTACGTTGTACAACAACACCAATGTCCAGTAAGGGTTTCCCTTAATCTGGAACTGAACCCCACCTTTCTTGTAGCACAAGACACGACGGTACTTGACCGGGATGATCCCGGCTTTGTAATACGCTAGCTTAGTGAACATCGGCTTTGATAGATCAAAGTGTTTTAATGGTGGATTGCACCAGTTCCCCTCCGGTTTCGAGTAATTGGGAGGACAAAAGTTGGTTGCGGTCACTATGACAGAGCCGGCTTTCGGATAACACCATTGAGGGTCATTGAAACACTTGATCTCGAAACAAGCCCCGCAGGTGAGACCATTGTTGAACAATGCTGTGCTTAGTGCTGTCGTCTGGAGTCCGTACCCTTGCTTGAATAGATCACCATATCCGCAAGCTCCCTCTGCAATAACCAAACACGGTCTCAAGATTTGAATCTCGACATACGCAATGCAAAGCATAAAATGTTGCAATAACCAAAACACAATATATGTACTTACGCATGGTGTCACCACCAGTCATATCACCATAAAATGTTGCATGGGCATCATACCAGTTTGGGTCAATCATTTGATTACCCATAAGCATATGCCTATTGGCCGCCATGGATGAAATCAAATGAACTGTAACCatgagaaatgaaaagaaaagctTCAGGGTAGCCATTGCTGCAAAAAGATGattattattttgatgaaaaaCTGGGGCCAAGAACTGACATATAAATATAGGTCAAATGGAATTATAGAAGGCAaggaaatttataaattatgaGACTTTAATTTCACCCGTTTAAGCTAAAACGATGGTTTTGGTTAATTACAGCAAAACTAATGTTAAGGAATTAAGAAATTATGGaaaataatttaatgtttttttatgaatttggaaACAAACAGCTCAGTCTTTTTCTTCTACTATGTTTCCGTTACGTTATTCGCTAATTACCTGAGAAAGGGATTAACTCAATGTCACCCCCCAAATTAAAtccattaattatttaattaaggatTTCGTTTGTAACTGATATGATTTtgtaaaacttttttttagagtttaagtcattacccttttatttaatttttttgtctcttttaacccttaaacttgcATTGTTTGTTAAATCACCCAAAAATAGTTGAAAAAATTAAGGTTTGTTAGCTTGCTGGCGTGACATACACATGGATTGCCACATGTTGTCACATtagcaaatattttttttaaatataattttttatgctcttttaattaaatttttaaaaaataatctttataactttttttgaatttttaaaattttaaaaaactaattaattgtTGACATGGCAGTCCACGTGTATGTGACATCAACAAAGtcaataaatgttaatttttctatctattttggggtgatttgacaaataacacAAGTTTAAGAGCTAAAAAATGCAAAAATGGTACTAAaacttttttgtaaagttggagggcCAAAAAAGTCATTATGCCAAAAAAAACCAATTCCGTTATGAGCTACAAGTACAAATACGAATACAAGTTCAATCAAGTATAATGTAAAATCAAACAATAGAATAAAAATTAGACAAAACTTACACATGACATACGTATATGGTAGGATGGAGACCTACATATCACAATTACGCATAATGGTACTAAAACTTGGATACTAAAAAGTTCATAGCCTCCACCTtaatcaaaaatattaattattgtttttaattatgaaaattaaatagataattataatgtatacattatttttaattattgttttgtttagtttagtttaattaagataaATTAAGTGATATCGTTAcaattagacctgtccatgggtcgggcggcccggcccgcccgaaatatgggagggtttggataaaaatataggcccgaaatatgggcttgggcaaaattttaggcccgtttaaaaaatgggccgggcatcaggcaagatttttttggcccgggcctggcccggcccgaaaaatattaaatatatattttttatttttaaaatataatagttttttattttaagtttatttactttcatttccttgactagtgttacaaaataataataaaacatcaagtttgttttactaatcaaatattagattttgttacaacaattaatacaattaatacaattaataatttgataaatttactaatcaaatgttagattttattacaataattaatac from Gossypium hirsutum isolate 1008001.06 chromosome D04, Gossypium_hirsutum_v2.1, whole genome shotgun sequence encodes:
- the LOC107934340 gene encoding expansin-A23, whose product is MATLKLFFSFLMVTVHLISSMAANRHMLMGNQMIDPNWYDAHATFYGDMTGGDTMQGACGYGDLFKQGYGLQTTALSTALFNNGLTCGACFEIKCFNDPQWCYPKAGSVIVTATNFCPPNYSKPEGNWCNPPLKHFDLSKPMFTKLAYYKAGIIPVKYRRVLCYKKGGVQFQIKGNPYWTLVLLYNVGGAGNIKDVKIKGSSTGSWLQMSRNWGVNWQTGAKLVGQSLSFQVTTSDGKMIEFDTVVPANWQFNQVFDGKKNF